In Xanthomonas sacchari, a genomic segment contains:
- a CDS encoding transporter encodes MRGALLLAVQAGTSGVACAEDAPAFDRPGIGFASSTLERGQVAWEQAFFDGSYDRAGEVRSTEYVANSRLRIGLSARTELQLAIDSQVWQRVRGGGQDRRGHSGGDASLGLKQALPSASDGFTWALLGSASLPVGRAPYGDAGHRYDLGMSAGWDLPEGRSLALYGNLSDSEDGFGWSVSPSYTFYAGNTLSAYVEAGIGGGEDEMRALGSGVTWLFAERVQLDLSVLRGLSAQTPDWQGGLGISVLLR; translated from the coding sequence ATGCGCGGCGCGCTGCTGCTGGCCGTCCAGGCCGGCACCAGTGGGGTGGCGTGCGCCGAGGACGCGCCGGCGTTCGACCGGCCCGGCATCGGTTTCGCCTCAAGCACCCTGGAGCGCGGCCAGGTGGCCTGGGAGCAGGCGTTCTTCGATGGCAGCTACGACCGCGCCGGCGAGGTGCGCAGCACCGAGTACGTCGCCAACAGCCGGCTGCGGATCGGCCTGAGCGCGCGCACCGAGCTGCAGTTGGCGATCGACAGCCAGGTGTGGCAACGCGTGCGCGGCGGCGGGCAGGACCGGCGCGGGCACAGCGGCGGCGACGCCAGCCTCGGCCTGAAGCAGGCGCTGCCGAGCGCCAGCGACGGCTTCACCTGGGCGCTGCTCGGCAGCGCCAGCCTGCCGGTCGGGCGCGCGCCGTACGGCGATGCCGGCCACCGCTACGACCTGGGCATGAGCGCCGGCTGGGACCTGCCGGAGGGGCGCAGCCTGGCGCTGTACGGCAACCTCAGCGATAGCGAGGATGGCTTCGGCTGGAGCGTCTCGCCGAGCTACACCTTCTATGCCGGCAATACGCTGAGCGCCTACGTCGAGGCCGGGATCGGCGGCGGCGAGGACGAGATGCGCGCGCTCGGCAGCGGCGTCACCTGGCTGTTCGCCGAGCGCGTGCAACTGGACCTGTCGGTGCTGCGCGGCCTGTCGGCGCAGACCCCGGACTGGCAGGGCGGCCTCGGCATTTCGGTGTTGCTGCGCTGA
- a CDS encoding ArsR/SmtB family transcription factor, whose product MDLEDWSSRLKVFADATRVRLLALLEQEELTVAELSAITRLAQPRVSTHLAKLKEAGLVRDRRAGVSAYYRFDEALLDPAQRALWLALSTGSDDPLLRQDAERVAAVLANRAADQNWADSVAGDMERHYSPGRTWEALARTALPLLETGDVLDIASGDGVLAELVAPHARRYVCIDTSARVVAAASERLRRLGNVEVREGDMHALPFADASFDLVVMMHALTYATKPAQAVCESARVLRPGGRLLLCSLARHEHKAAVQAYGHVNLGFSAKELRKFVGKAGLEVSSLETVTREKRPPHFEVISLIAGKPGIGIGESGIEKATAKAKAAAGDVA is encoded by the coding sequence ATGGATCTGGAGGACTGGTCGTCCCGGCTGAAGGTCTTCGCCGACGCCACCCGCGTGCGCCTGCTGGCGCTGCTGGAGCAGGAAGAGCTGACCGTGGCCGAGCTGTCGGCGATCACCCGCCTGGCGCAGCCGCGCGTCTCGACCCACCTGGCCAAGCTCAAGGAGGCCGGGCTGGTGCGCGACCGCCGTGCCGGCGTGTCCGCCTATTATCGCTTCGACGAGGCCCTGCTGGACCCGGCCCAGCGCGCATTGTGGCTGGCACTGAGCACCGGCAGCGACGATCCGCTGCTGCGCCAGGACGCCGAGCGCGTGGCCGCGGTGCTGGCCAACCGCGCCGCCGACCAGAACTGGGCCGACTCGGTGGCCGGCGACATGGAACGCCACTATTCCCCGGGCCGCACCTGGGAAGCGCTGGCGCGCACCGCCCTGCCGCTGCTGGAGACCGGCGACGTGCTCGACATCGCCTCCGGCGACGGCGTGCTGGCCGAACTGGTGGCGCCGCACGCGCGCCGCTACGTCTGCATCGACACCAGCGCGCGGGTGGTGGCCGCGGCCAGCGAACGCCTGCGCCGGCTCGGCAACGTGGAAGTGCGCGAGGGCGACATGCACGCCCTGCCCTTCGCCGACGCCAGCTTCGACCTGGTGGTGATGATGCACGCCCTGACCTACGCCACCAAGCCGGCGCAGGCGGTGTGCGAATCGGCACGGGTGCTGCGCCCGGGCGGGCGCCTGCTGCTGTGCAGCCTGGCGCGCCACGAGCACAAGGCCGCGGTGCAGGCCTACGGCCACGTCAACCTGGGGTTCTCGGCCAAGGAACTGCGCAAGTTCGTCGGCAAGGCCGGGCTGGAGGTGTCCAGCCTGGAGACCGTGACCCGCGAGAAGCGCCCGCCGCATTTCGAGGTGATTTCGTTGATTGCCGGGAAGCCGGGAATCGGGATTGGGGAATCGGGAATCGAAAAAGCAACCGCCAAGGCCAAGGCGGCCGCAGGAGATGTCGCATGA
- a CDS encoding homocysteine S-methyltransferase family protein, whose translation MSTIAPPPFPIPHSPLPASQWLHPQRAESLLQALSERILIIDGAMGTMIQRHGLQEDDYRGARFANGYDSAQEAGHVHGPGCDHAPQGHDLKGNNDLLLLTRPEVIAEIHRAYLDAGADLLETNTFNATAISQADYHLEHLVYELNKAGAQVARACCDAVEALTPDQPRFVIGVLGPTSRTASISPDVNDPGFRNTSFDELRATYREAIDGLIDGGADTLMVETIFDTLNAKAALYAIEEVFDARGGRLPVMISGTITDASGRTLSGQTAEAFYASVAHGRPLSVGLNCALGAKDLRPHVETLARIADGYVSAHPNAGLPNAFGEYDETPEEMAATLREFAASGLLNLVGGCCGTTPAHIRAIAEAVRGLPPRVPLAASAQAA comes from the coding sequence ATGAGCACCATCGCTCCTCCCCCATTCCCCATTCCCCATTCCCCACTCCCGGCCTCCCAATGGCTCCACCCCCAGCGCGCCGAATCGCTGCTGCAGGCCCTGTCCGAGCGCATCCTGATCATCGACGGGGCGATGGGCACGATGATCCAGCGCCATGGGCTGCAGGAGGACGACTACCGCGGCGCGCGTTTCGCCAACGGTTACGACAGCGCGCAGGAGGCCGGCCACGTGCACGGTCCCGGCTGCGACCACGCGCCGCAGGGCCACGACCTGAAAGGCAACAACGACCTGTTGCTGCTGACCCGGCCGGAGGTGATCGCCGAGATCCATCGCGCCTACCTCGACGCCGGTGCCGACCTGCTCGAGACCAACACCTTCAACGCCACGGCGATCAGCCAGGCCGACTACCACCTGGAACACCTGGTCTACGAGCTCAACAAGGCCGGCGCGCAGGTCGCGCGCGCCTGCTGCGACGCGGTCGAGGCACTGACGCCGGACCAGCCTCGATTCGTGATCGGCGTGCTCGGCCCGACCAGCCGCACCGCCTCGATCAGCCCGGACGTCAACGACCCCGGCTTCCGCAACACCAGCTTCGACGAACTGCGCGCCACCTACCGCGAGGCCATCGACGGCCTGATCGACGGCGGCGCCGACACGCTGATGGTGGAGACCATCTTCGACACGCTCAACGCAAAGGCCGCGCTGTACGCGATCGAGGAGGTGTTCGACGCGCGCGGCGGGCGCCTGCCGGTGATGATCTCCGGCACCATCACCGACGCCTCCGGCCGCACCCTGTCCGGGCAGACCGCCGAGGCGTTCTACGCCTCGGTCGCGCACGGGCGGCCGCTGTCGGTCGGGCTGAACTGCGCGCTCGGCGCCAAGGACCTGCGGCCGCACGTGGAGACCCTGGCACGGATCGCCGACGGCTACGTCAGCGCGCACCCCAACGCCGGCCTGCCCAACGCCTTCGGCGAGTACGACGAAACCCCCGAGGAAATGGCCGCGACGCTGCGCGAGTTCGCCGCATCCGGACTGCTGAACCTGGTCGGCGGCTGCTGCGGCACCACCCCGGCGCACATCCGCGCCATCGCCGAGGCGGTGCGCGGGCTGCCGCCGCGCGTGCCGCTGGCGGCATCGGCGCAGGCCGCCTGA
- a CDS encoding NAD-dependent epimerase/dehydratase family protein, translated as MPMPIASPLKIVVTGSAGRVGRAIHIRLAREHRVSGFDRTPCSTADWVGDLDDAALLARALQGADAVIHTAALHAPHVAHVPAARFRQVNVDGTRRVLDAAAAAGVRRLVFTSTTALYGSAASPDGTAAWVDETLTPQPQTIYHHTKLEAEALLCEAAGQGGPSVRILRMSRCFPEPVNVMAAFRLHRGIDARDVAEAHVAALRHAGPASATFVISGTTPFQREDCAELHRAAPAVLQRRAPALVAAFAQRGWALPERIDRVYSPQRALDALGWQPRHGFAEVLHQYDTHVPEVLPPNDGRAASE; from the coding sequence ATGCCCATGCCCATCGCGTCGCCGCTGAAGATCGTCGTCACCGGCAGTGCCGGCCGGGTCGGCCGCGCGATCCATATCCGGCTCGCGCGCGAGCACCGCGTCAGCGGCTTCGACCGGACGCCCTGCTCCACCGCCGACTGGGTCGGCGACCTCGACGATGCCGCGCTGCTGGCGCGGGCGCTGCAGGGCGCCGACGCGGTGATCCACACCGCCGCGCTGCATGCGCCGCATGTCGCGCACGTGCCGGCGGCGCGCTTCCGCCAGGTCAACGTCGACGGCACGCGCCGCGTGCTGGATGCCGCCGCGGCGGCCGGCGTGCGCCGCCTCGTCTTCACCAGCACCACCGCGCTGTATGGCAGCGCCGCCAGCCCCGACGGCACCGCCGCCTGGGTCGACGAGACACTGACGCCACAGCCGCAGACCATCTACCACCACACCAAGCTGGAGGCCGAGGCGCTGCTGTGCGAGGCCGCCGGACAAGGCGGGCCGAGCGTGCGCATCCTGCGCATGTCGCGCTGCTTCCCGGAGCCGGTCAACGTGATGGCCGCATTCCGCCTGCATCGCGGCATCGACGCGCGCGACGTCGCCGAGGCCCACGTCGCGGCGTTGCGGCATGCCGGGCCGGCGAGCGCGACGTTCGTGATTTCCGGCACCACGCCGTTCCAGCGCGAGGATTGCGCCGAACTGCACCGCGCGGCACCGGCGGTCCTGCAACGTCGCGCCCCGGCGCTGGTGGCGGCATTCGCGCAACGCGGCTGGGCGCTGCCGGAACGGATCGACCGCGTCTATTCACCGCAGCGGGCGCTGGACGCGCTGGGCTGGCAACCGCGCCATGGGTTCGCGGAAGTGCTGCACCAGTACGACACGCACGTGCCCGAGGTGCTGCCGCCGAACGACGGGCGCGCCGCCAGCGAGTGA
- the metH gene encoding methionine synthase, producing the protein MSSARYTRLSGLEPLLLTPDLLFVNVGERTNVTGSAQFRKLIKEERYEEAVEVARQQVANGAQILDVNMDEGLIDSEKAMVRFLNLIMSEPDIARIPIMVDSSKWSVIEAGLKCLQGKSVVNSISLKEGEAPFVEQARKVLRYGAAAVVMAFDEVGQADTCARKVEICTRAYRILTEQVGFPPEDIIFDPNIFAVATGIEEHDNYAVDFIEATREIKRSLPHCHVSGGVSNVSFSFRGNETVRQAIHSVFLYHAIAAGMDMGIVNAGGMPIYDELDAELRERVEDVILNRRRDATERLLEIAERYKKAGNRDSGIGNREKLAWREKTVRERLSHALVHGIDEFVETDTEEARQQATRPLDVIEGPLMDGMNVVGDLFGAGKMFLPQVVKSARVMKKAVAYLLPYIEAEKLRSGDTGKSNGKIIMATVKGDVHDIGKNIVGVVLACNNFDVIDLGVMVPTQTILDRARAENADIIGLSGLITPSLEEMTHVAREMQRQGFSMPLLIGGATTSRAHTALKIDPHYAAPTVWVKDASRAVGVAQSLISRELRAAFVAANDADYAEIRQRHKNRGDAKRLVSLAHARGQRFDGGWDAYTPPAPKQPGLHVFDDYPLDDLVPLIDWTPFFQAWELAGKFPAILTDEIVGQQASELYQDARAMLQRIVEEKWLTAKAVFGLWPAQAVGDDVVVLTDRESGDGNGESSGGTAPLDHSRFSIPHSLHFLRQQVDKPAERPDFCLADFIAPRDSGKQDWIGAFAVTAGIGIEPHVARFEAAHDDYNAILLKALADRLAEALAERLHQRVRTEFWGYVGDEALDNEALIAERYRGIRPAPGYPACPDHSEKQTLFALLDAGRNAGMSLTESFAMLPTAAVSGYYFSHPQSQYFVVGRLGKDQLADYARRKAVSLQQAERWLASNLDYDPE; encoded by the coding sequence ATGTCCTCCGCCCGCTACACCCGCCTGTCCGGCCTGGAGCCGTTGCTGCTGACCCCGGACCTGCTGTTCGTCAACGTCGGCGAACGCACCAACGTCACCGGCAGCGCGCAGTTCCGCAAGCTGATCAAGGAAGAGCGCTACGAGGAAGCGGTGGAGGTGGCGCGCCAACAGGTCGCCAACGGCGCGCAGATCCTTGACGTCAACATGGACGAGGGCCTGATCGACTCGGAGAAGGCGATGGTGCGCTTTCTCAACCTGATCATGTCCGAGCCGGACATCGCGCGCATTCCGATCATGGTCGACTCCTCCAAGTGGAGCGTGATCGAGGCCGGGCTGAAGTGCCTGCAGGGCAAGAGCGTGGTCAACTCGATCTCGCTCAAGGAAGGCGAGGCGCCGTTCGTCGAACAGGCGCGCAAGGTACTGCGCTACGGCGCCGCGGCGGTGGTGATGGCCTTCGACGAGGTCGGCCAGGCCGATACCTGCGCGCGCAAGGTGGAGATCTGCACCCGCGCCTACCGCATCCTCACCGAGCAGGTCGGGTTCCCGCCGGAAGACATCATCTTCGACCCGAACATCTTCGCGGTGGCCACCGGCATCGAGGAGCACGACAACTACGCGGTCGACTTCATCGAGGCCACCCGGGAGATCAAGCGCAGCCTGCCGCACTGCCACGTCTCCGGCGGTGTGTCCAACGTGTCGTTCTCGTTCCGCGGCAACGAGACCGTGCGCCAGGCGATCCATTCGGTGTTCCTGTACCACGCCATCGCCGCAGGCATGGACATGGGCATCGTCAACGCCGGCGGCATGCCGATCTACGACGAGCTGGATGCGGAACTGCGCGAGCGCGTGGAGGACGTGATCCTCAACCGCCGCCGCGACGCCACCGAACGCCTGCTGGAGATCGCCGAGCGCTACAAAAAAGCGGGGAATCGGGATTCGGGAATCGGGAATCGGGAAAAGCTGGCATGGCGCGAGAAGACGGTGCGCGAGCGGTTGAGCCATGCGTTGGTGCATGGCATCGACGAGTTCGTCGAGACCGACACCGAGGAGGCGCGGCAGCAGGCCACGCGGCCGCTGGACGTGATCGAAGGCCCGTTGATGGACGGCATGAACGTGGTCGGCGACCTGTTCGGCGCCGGCAAGATGTTCCTGCCGCAGGTGGTGAAGTCGGCGCGGGTGATGAAGAAGGCGGTGGCCTACCTGCTGCCCTACATCGAGGCGGAGAAGCTGCGCAGCGGCGACACCGGCAAGTCCAACGGCAAGATCATCATGGCCACGGTCAAGGGCGACGTGCACGACATCGGCAAGAACATCGTCGGCGTGGTCCTGGCCTGCAACAACTTCGACGTGATCGACCTGGGGGTGATGGTGCCGACCCAGACCATCCTCGACCGCGCCCGCGCCGAGAACGCCGATATCATCGGCCTGTCCGGGCTGATCACCCCGTCGCTGGAAGAGATGACCCACGTCGCCCGCGAGATGCAGCGGCAGGGCTTCTCGATGCCGCTGCTGATCGGCGGCGCCACCACCTCGCGCGCGCACACCGCGCTGAAGATCGACCCGCATTACGCGGCGCCGACGGTCTGGGTCAAGGACGCCTCGCGCGCGGTCGGCGTGGCGCAGTCGCTGATCTCGCGCGAACTGCGCGCGGCCTTCGTCGCCGCCAACGACGCCGACTACGCCGAGATCCGCCAGCGCCACAAGAACCGCGGCGACGCCAAGCGCCTGGTGTCGCTGGCGCACGCCCGCGGGCAGCGCTTCGACGGCGGCTGGGACGCCTACACCCCGCCGGCGCCCAAGCAGCCCGGCCTGCACGTGTTCGACGACTACCCGCTGGACGACCTGGTCCCGCTGATCGACTGGACCCCGTTCTTCCAGGCCTGGGAACTGGCCGGCAAGTTCCCGGCGATCCTCACCGACGAGATCGTCGGCCAGCAGGCCAGCGAGCTGTACCAGGACGCACGGGCGATGCTGCAGCGGATCGTCGAGGAGAAATGGCTGACCGCCAAGGCCGTGTTCGGGCTGTGGCCGGCGCAGGCGGTAGGCGACGACGTTGTGGTCCTGACGGACCGGGAATCGGGAGACGGGAATGGGGAATCGTCAGGCGGGACTGCGCCGCTCGACCATTCCCGATTCTCCATTCCCCATTCCCTGCATTTCCTGCGACAACAGGTCGACAAACCCGCAGAGCGCCCGGACTTCTGCCTGGCCGACTTCATCGCCCCGCGCGACAGCGGCAAGCAGGACTGGATCGGCGCGTTCGCGGTCACCGCCGGCATCGGCATCGAGCCGCATGTGGCGCGCTTCGAGGCGGCGCACGACGACTACAACGCGATCCTGCTCAAGGCCCTGGCCGACCGCCTGGCCGAGGCGCTGGCCGAGCGCCTGCACCAGCGCGTGCGCACCGAGTTCTGGGGCTACGTTGGCGACGAGGCGCTGGACAACGAGGCGCTGATCGCCGAGCGCTACCGCGGCATCCGTCCCGCCCCCGGCTATCCGGCCTGCCCCGACCACAGCGAGAAGCAGACCCTGTTCGCCCTGCTCGACGCCGGGCGCAACGCCGGCATGTCGCTGACCGAGAGCTTCGCGATGCTGCCGACCGCGGCGGTGTCCGGCTACTACTTCAGCCACCCGCAGAGCCAGTATTTCGTGGTCGGCCGGCTGGGCAAGGACCAGCTCGCCGACTACGCCCGGCGCAAGGCCGTGTCGCTGCAACAGGCCGAGCGCTGGCTGGCCTCGAACCTGGACTACGATCCGGAATGA